The following DNA comes from Candidatus Eisenbacteria bacterium.
AGCTTGACGTTGGGATTCACCCTCAATCCGAGACCTTTCATGAAGGCGAGCGCATCGATCTGCGTATCGATCCCAAGCTCAAGCGCGTTCACAAGAAGATAGACATAGAGCCGGAGCGGTCTCTCCCCGACAAGCCTTGGATCAAGAAGCTTGAGTGATCCTGCGGCCGCATTTCTAGGGTTTGCGAAGAGCTTCTCCCCCTCTTCTTCCCTCTTCCTGTTGAGCTCCACAAACTCTTTCTTCGGGAAATATATTTCGCCGCGCACCTCGACAAGCTCGGGAGCTTCCCTGCCGTCTCCTATCCTCAGAGGGACCGAGCGGACAGTCCGCAGATTCCCGGTGACATCATCCCCCGAGAAACCGTCCCCTCTGGTCGTACCGAGTTTCAGGACACCTTGCTCATACCTGAGGTTTACGGCAACCCCATCAATTTTGAGCTCAACTACATACTCGATGTCCCCCCGGCCGGCGAGTTTTCTAGTTCTTTCATCAAACTCTCTGAGCTCATGCTCCGAATAAGTGTTTGCGAGGCTGAGCATCGGAAGAGTGTGTTTTATGGTCACAAATCCCTGGATAGGTTCGCCTCCTACGCGCTGAGTGGGCGAATCCTGCGTCACAAGCTGAGGGAATGATTTTTCAAGATCTATGAGCTCCCGCATGAGCTTATCGTACTCATAGTCTGAGATCTCCGGGTCGTCATCCACATAGTACTTCTTGTCGTGACGTCTTATCACAGTCCGGAGTTCGTTGATTCTCTTCTTCGCTTCTTCAGATGTCATAAGAACATACTCCGCCTCCGCCATTTCGGAGAAGTGGTTGGTGACCGCACGACCTCAACCCAGCAATTACGGTGGCGATGAGCCGTGAGCTGGCTTTCGCGGGAGGGATGGGAACCCATCTTGGGGAGCAAGGTGGGGATACCCAGCCCTTCAGAGGCTGGGAGGGGTAAGGATTCCCCGCCTGGCGACCCATTAGATGGGTCATTCCGAAGCGGAGCCAGCAAAGACTCATTCGCCACCCAACTCCGCATGCCATTCGTGTGGCGGTCTGCGAGGCGGTACTCGTTACGCGCTCCCGGTCGGAATTCACTTGCCACCTCCGAGGTCTGAACCGGTCAGAAAGTCTCCTGAACGGTGAAATGAATCTTTGCCTCTGAGATGGGCCTCCCGTTCTCGAATCCGAGATCAAGTCCGATGGCGCCCAGTCCCGAGTTTGCCCTTATTCCGGCTCCGTAGCCGACCTCGCGAAGCACTCTGTCGTCCGAACCTCGTTCCAGAAGTCCCGAATCGACGAATACGAAGGTCCGGTTCCCATCTTTCCCGCTGAAAAACCGCAGTTCGAGAGACGCCACAAGCCCCTGCCTGACCCTGAACTGGTCTTCCCTGTAACCCCTAAGACTCTTCGCACCGCCAACGGAGGGAAGGTCATACGCCAGGAGCGAGCCGTTTGAAGATACCCCAAGATATCTAACTCGTGAACAGAGAGTGGGTTTCATTCCAAGTCTGACGTTGTACTCTAAGTTCGTATCCACTGCTCTCATCTGCCACGTGTCCGGGGATGGTCTTACCAGTCCCAGCTCCCTCTTCTCGCTTGAGGACAAATGGAAAGCCGCCAGAAATCCGGAGCGGGGCGAAAGAGGAGAATCCCTTCTATCCACCGCTGCTTCAGAAATCACGGAGATTGCCTCATTTTTCCTTCCGGTCAATTCGCCCAGAACCGTCTTCTCTTTCTCGACCGAAACGGCGCATTTCGTGCGGTATGAAAACGCGGTCTCAACACCAAGAGAGAAGGTGATCCTGGAAAATTCCTGGCCGATAGCGCGTTCGGTCAGACCCAGCTTTCCCGAGAAGGGAAAACCCAAAAGCCAGGGTTCGACATAGCTAAGTGAAAGCTCATTGCCGCTGTAACTGTTCCCTTTCCAGCCAGCCCTGAGCTTCCTCCCGGTTCCGGCTATGTTTCCAAGGAAGAGATTCAGGTAGCCGCTGGGCCGCTCACTCGCCCTCCTGAAGGCAATGCCGCCTGAAAAGGCCCCTGCCGGCTTCTCGGCAACCGGAACGAATATATCAGCATAAGGTCCGTTTTTCGAAAGGTTCACCACTGACGGACCGCTCTGAACGTAGAGTTCGTTCCTGGAAAACTTCTCTTCCGCCTGCCTGAGTTTTGAGTAGGAGAATATGGCGCCATGCTTCACTCCAAATTCCCTGCGCAGGAACGAAGTCCTGGGAGACGCCTTGGCCGAAAACGTCACCTCTCCGACGTGAAAAACGGATCCCTCTTTCACTCCAACCGTGAACTGAACCTTCTTTCCATTAACTATGAAATCGGAAGGCCTGACTGTCGCATTCAGGAAGCCTCTCTCATTGAGGAACGATACTGTTTCTCTCAGGGCGCTCTCGACCTTGTCCGCGTCAAGAACATCACCTTTCCTCAGCGGAAAGGAGTCCGCCAGCTCCTTTTCACGCACCTCCATCTCTCCAAGAAAGGATACTTTCTCGAACCTGACCGGCTCGCCCTCATCGATCCTCAAGAGGAAGTTCTCGCCTTCCAGAAAGATCACTGCATTCGCATCCCAATATCCTTTCCGCTTGCAGAATTGAACGAGCCGTTCCCTTCCCGAATCGAGTTCCGCTTCTGAGTAAGGGCCGGTCGGATTCAGGGCAAGGACTCTGAGTATCTCATCTTTCGGAAACGCGCTCCCGCCCCTCAGGGCAATGTCCTGGGCATAGGAAACTCCCGGCATTCCGATGACAACGAATATCAATGCAAAAAATCCCAGTTTCACTAGAAGAACGCCCTCACTTCCATACGGCCCGTGTGCTGAACAGGCTCTCCCTTTCGCATCTTGCCGTCAAGAGAGAGGGAGACCATTGTCGAAGAACCCATTCTAGACTCGATGAGCAGAAGATAAGAGAACCTGCCTCCCGTGTCGGACAAGCTCGTCCCATAATTCCCATATCCCGCCCTGCCTTCTATCCTCACCTTTCCCGGATCCGAATACACGAGGCTCGGTGTGACCTGAATCCTTCGCCTGCTCGAATCCCATCCTGCGTCCTGGACCGACCCGACCTGAGACTGAATCCTGGCGACCGTCCTGGACGACAGAGCCGATGAGAATTC
Coding sequences within:
- a CDS encoding POTRA domain-containing protein encodes the protein MKLGFFALIFVVIGMPGVSYAQDIALRGGSAFPKDEILRVLALNPTGPYSEAELDSGRERLVQFCKRKGYWDANAVIFLEGENFLLRIDEGEPVRFEKVSFLGEMEVREKELADSFPLRKGDVLDADKVESALRETVSFLNERGFLNATVRPSDFIVNGKKVQFTVGVKEGSVFHVGEVTFSAKASPRTSFLRREFGVKHGAIFSYSKLRQAEEKFSRNELYVQSGPSVVNLSKNGPYADIFVPVAEKPAGAFSGGIAFRRASERPSGYLNLFLGNIAGTGRKLRAGWKGNSYSGNELSLSYVEPWLLGFPFSGKLGLTERAIGQEFSRITFSLGVETAFSYRTKCAVSVEKEKTVLGELTGRKNEAISVISEAAVDRRDSPLSPRSGFLAAFHLSSSEKRELGLVRPSPDTWQMRAVDTNLEYNVRLGMKPTLCSRVRYLGVSSNGSLLAYDLPSVGGAKSLRGYREDQFRVRQGLVASLELRFFSGKDGNRTFVFVDSGLLERGSDDRVLREVGYGAGIRANSGLGAIGLDLGFENGRPISEAKIHFTVQETF